Proteins encoded in a region of the Syngnathus typhle isolate RoL2023-S1 ecotype Sweden linkage group LG20, RoL_Styp_1.0, whole genome shotgun sequence genome:
- the LOC133144896 gene encoding H-2 class I histocompatibility antigen, K-B alpha chain-like isoform X10, with protein sequence MLRMNLLAFFVAAVPIHSVTPVIHTLNYFVTASQVAKLPEYWEAAYVDGIQIQQFDSNHRESKAKHDWVNKITEDNPHFWEIETVINIQNEQVMKRNIETAKKRFNQTGGVHMIQVISGCEWDDETGEVNGWEHHCYDGEDFLSFEAKTMTWIAAHPQAFITKINLDQRNGENQIRKTTYTAMCPVLLKTHLSNGRDFLTRTELPKVFLLQKTPSSPVTCHATGFYPKTSSLFWRKNGKEIHKDVEMGATLPNHDGTFQTSADLKVEVTPAAEQEYECVFRLAGVSEDIVIKLDAGSILSNQALPCEKEQDWKTAVAIAVPLVVLNLVAMTMAVVVVAMILDKHLKRKQVIYSQACKEEKPKRKEEEEEGQLTVSTCCES encoded by the exons ATGCTTAGAATGAATTTACTTGCATTCTTTGTTGCGGCCGTGCCAATTCACAGCGTGACACCTG tcatTCACACGCTCAATTATTTTGTGACGGCCTCTCAAGTTGCAAAGCTACCAGAGTACTGGGAGGCCGCGTATGTTGATGGCATTCAGATTCAGCAGTTTGACAGCAACCACAGGGAATCGAAAGCCAAACATGACTGGGTGAACAAAATCACAGAAGATAATCCGCACTTCTGGGAGATAGAGACGGTGATCAATATTCAGAATGAGCAGGTCATGAAACGCAACATTGAAACCGCTAAAAAGCGCTTCAACCAAACTGGAG GTGTTCACATGATTCAGGTGATAAGCGGCTGTGAATGGGACGATGAGACGGGTGAGGTTAATGGTTGGGAGCACCACTGTTACGATGGAGAAGACTTCCTATCATTTGAGGCAAAGACGATGACATGGATCGCAGCACATCCACAAGCTTTCATCACCAAAATCAATTTGGACCAAAGGAACGGGGAGAATCAAATCAGGAAGACTACATACACTGCGATGTGCCCCGTGCTGTTGAAGACACATTTGAGCAACGGGAGGGACTTCTTGACGAGAACCG AGCTTCCCAAGGTGTTTCTCCTGCAGAAGACGCCTTCCTCTCCGGTCACCTGCCACGCCACAGGTTTCTACCCCAAGACATCGTCCCTCTTTTGGAGGAAAAACGGCAAGGAGATCCACAAGGACGTGGAGATGGGGGCGACCCTCCCTAACCACGACGGAACCTTCCAGACCTCGGCTGACCTGAAAGTGGAGGTGACGCCCGCCGCGGAGCAGGAGTACGAATGCGTGTTCCGTCTGGCCGGCGTCTCGGAAGACATCGTCATCAAGCTGGACGCCGGAAGCATCCTGAGCAACCAGG CTTTGCCTTGTGAAAAAGAGCAAGACTGGAAGACTGCGGTGGCCATCGCTGTCCCGTTGGTGGTCCTCAATCTGGTGGCGATGACcatggcggtggtggtggtggcgatGATCCTTGACAAGCATCTCAAAAGAAAACAAG TCATATACTCTCAAGCTTGtaaagaggaaaagccaaaaagaaaagaagaagaagaagaaggacaatTAA CTGTTTCCACCTGCTGTGAGTCATGA
- the LOC133144896 gene encoding H-2 class I histocompatibility antigen, K-B alpha chain-like isoform X12 yields MLGMNLLAFFFVVVQIHSVTPVIHTLNYFVTASQVAKLPEYWEAAYVDGIQIQQFDSNHRESKAKHDWVNKITEDNPHFWEIETVINIQNEQVMKRNIETAKKRFNQTGGVHMIQVISGCEWDDETGEVNGWEHHCYDGEDFLSFEAKTMTWIAAHPQAFITKINLDQRNGENQIRKTTYTAMCPVLLKTHLSNGRDFLTRTELPKVFLLQKTPSSPVTCHATGFYPKTSSLFWRKNGKEIHKDVEMGATLPNHDGTFQTSADLKVEVTPAAEQEYECVFRLAGVSEDIVIKLDAGSILSNQALPCEKEQDWKTAVAIAVPLVVLNLVAMTMAVVVVAMILDKHLKRKQVIYSQACKEEKPKRKEEEEEGQLTVSTCCES; encoded by the exons tcatTCACACGCTCAATTATTTTGTGACGGCCTCTCAAGTTGCAAAGCTACCAGAGTACTGGGAGGCCGCGTATGTTGATGGCATTCAGATTCAGCAGTTTGACAGCAACCACAGGGAATCGAAAGCCAAACATGACTGGGTGAACAAAATCACAGAAGATAATCCGCACTTCTGGGAGATAGAGACGGTGATCAATATTCAGAATGAGCAGGTCATGAAACGCAACATTGAAACCGCTAAAAAGCGCTTCAACCAAACTGGAG GTGTTCACATGATTCAGGTGATAAGCGGCTGTGAATGGGACGATGAGACGGGTGAGGTTAATGGTTGGGAGCACCACTGTTACGATGGAGAAGACTTCCTATCATTTGAGGCAAAGACGATGACATGGATCGCAGCACATCCACAAGCTTTCATCACCAAAATCAATTTGGACCAAAGGAACGGGGAGAATCAAATCAGGAAGACTACATACACTGCGATGTGCCCCGTGCTGTTGAAGACACATTTGAGCAACGGGAGGGACTTCTTGACGAGAACCG AGCTTCCCAAGGTGTTTCTCCTGCAGAAGACGCCTTCCTCTCCGGTCACCTGCCACGCCACAGGTTTCTACCCCAAGACATCGTCCCTCTTTTGGAGGAAAAACGGCAAGGAGATCCACAAGGACGTGGAGATGGGGGCGACCCTCCCTAACCACGACGGAACCTTCCAGACCTCGGCTGACCTGAAAGTGGAGGTGACGCCCGCCGCGGAGCAGGAGTACGAATGCGTGTTCCGTCTGGCCGGCGTCTCGGAAGACATCGTCATCAAGCTGGACGCCGGAAGCATCCTGAGCAACCAGG CTTTGCCTTGTGAAAAAGAGCAAGACTGGAAGACTGCGGTGGCCATCGCTGTCCCGTTGGTGGTCCTCAATCTGGTGGCGATGACcatggcggtggtggtggtggcgatGATCCTTGACAAGCATCTCAAAAGAAAACAAG TCATATACTCTCAAGCTTGtaaagaggaaaagccaaaaagaaaagaagaagaagaagaaggacaatTAA CTGTTTCCACCTGCTGTGAGTCATGA